A single window of Amphiura filiformis chromosome 17, Afil_fr2py, whole genome shotgun sequence DNA harbors:
- the LOC140138405 gene encoding uncharacterized protein yields the protein MMKITLFALIISAGILTSCNVNAKYRKQGNHWFESGKVPNDKDDTKLYVEEGKQEYEELFDFHNASMIAEKYIEDCVYMHQDLGVLRGREAIRDAYDRVFDSGKHSVELETQDVELLKTGAVQAIAVGHYFDEDHNSMGASRILVILKHDGDDGYKTQYKAEFTEYAE from the exons ATGATGAAGATCACACTATTTGCCCTAATAATTTCGGCTGGAATCTTAACATCTTGCAATGTCAATGCGAAGTACAGAAAACAAG GTAATCACTGGTTTGAAAGCGGAAAGGTGCCTAATGACAAGGACGATACAAAGTTGTATGTTGAAGAAGGGAAACAAGAATATGAAGAGCTCTTTGACTTTCACAATGCTTCAATGATAGCAGAGAAATACATAGAAGATTGTGTGTATATGCATCAAGACTTGGGGGTCCTACGAGGTAGAGAGG CTATTCGAGATGCATATGACCGTGTCTTTGATTCCGGGAAGCATAGTGTGGAGCTAGAAACGCAAGATGTTGAACTGCTGAAAACTGGTGCCGTGCAAGCCATTGCTGTCGGGCATTATTTTGACGAAGACCACAACAGCATGGGTGCGTCTAG AATCCTCGTTATTCTGAAGCACGACGGGGATGATGGATATAAAACGCAGTATAAGGCTGAATTCACTGAATATGCTGAATAA
- the LOC140138406 gene encoding LOW QUALITY PROTEIN: heparan sulfate glucosamine 3-O-sulfotransferase 1-like (The sequence of the model RefSeq protein was modified relative to this genomic sequence to represent the inferred CDS: inserted 1 base in 1 codon) — MTSLKSARSGCTKPVVVLLSGILFLVSVLLTMNVSTNIMNTSRVGDNEIMQRPGGSAHISIVKKTQQTLEQKSTPIGINGGNLRSSLVSQQDMISFKPETSCYIYRYSEHGVKKLKPNQTLGKLGCTRRQPKALIIGVKKCATGXLQRFLDLHPHLETVVNVIAVFPFNTNDIGHWMTQLPLSTSDQMTIVDIPGFIFNETVQHEMDSAFPDLKFLLILCDPVKRAISDYVHTIISLSRLPENRRKPTYRYDEDRAKNITLFQGYELFGSTFEETITDNRGNLNTSHAFIQYGIYIKAIQTLFHNFDRKRILVIDGEEFKQNPHFALKEVERFLGLSAFFKEEQFYFSSTKEFYCANVTDRPDVHCMSSSKDAGSKGRPHPSVDQNLLQQMTNFFTPYNSQLKDYLNRTLTFT, encoded by the exons ATGACGTCTCTGAAGTCAGCTCGAAGTGGTTGTACCAAGCCTGTAGTTGTACTTCTCTCCGGAATTCTCTTCCTAGTCTCAGTGCTGCTAACGATGAATGTCTCAACTAACATTATGAATACGAGTAGAGTTGGAGATAATGAGATAATGCAAAGACCAGGCGGTTCAGCACACATTTCTATAGTAAAGAAAACACAACAAACTTTGGAACAAAAATCAACGCCCATTGGAATCAACGGTGGGAATCTCCGTAGTAGCTTGGTATCCCAACAAGACATGATATCGTTCAAACCTGAAACTAGCTGCTACATCTACCGTTATAGCGAGCATGGTgtaaagaaactgaaaccaaatcAAACACTTGGTAAACTGGGCTGCACTCGTCGACAACCAAAAGCGCTTATCATCGGTGTAAAGAAATGTGCAACCG CTCTCCAACGTTTTCTCGATCTTCATCCTCATCTAGAGACTGTTGTTAACGTTATCGCTGTTTTCCCGTTCAACACTAACGATATTGGACACTGGATGACTCAACTGCCTTTGAGTACATCAGACCAAATGACTATAGTGGACATTCCTGGTTTTATTTTTAACGAAACCGTGCAACATGAAATGGATTCTGCATTTCCTGATTTAAAATTCCTTTTGATACTTTGCGATCCAGTAAAGCGAGCTATATCTGATTATGTACACACTATAATCAGTTTAAGCAGACTACCAGAAAATCGAAGAAAACCTACCTATAGATACGACGAAGATAGGGCAAAAAACATTACTTTGTTCCAAGGATATGAGCTGTTTGGTAGCACATTTGAGGAAACAATCACCGATAACCGTGGCAACCTAAATACATCACATGCGTTCATCCAGTATGGAATCTACATCAAAGCCATTCAAACGCTATTCCACAATTTCGATAGAAAACGAATTCTTGTAATTGACGGAGAAGAGTTTAAACAAAATCCTCATTTTGCTTTGAAAGAAGTGGAACGGTTTCTTGGTCTCTCAGCTTTCTTTAAGGAagagcagttttatttcagttccACTAAGGAATTCTATTGTGCAAACGTGACAGATAGACCTGATGTTCATTGCATGTCAAGCAGTAAGGACGCTGGGAGCAAGGGGAGACCACACCCAAGTGTGGACCAAAACCTACTGCAACAAATGACAAACTTTTTCACACCGTATAATTCACAACTCAAAGACTATTTGAATCGGACACTTACTTTTACATAG